In the genome of Mycobacterium kansasii ATCC 12478, one region contains:
- a CDS encoding RDD family protein, producing the protein MSEVVTGDAVVLDVQIAQLPVRAVSAIIDMTVIFIGYLLGLMLWATALSQLDEALTIAFLIMFTVLAFVGYPVAIETATRGRSVGKIVMGLRVVSDDGGPERFRQALFRALASVVEIWMLLGSPAVICSMVSPKGKRVGDMFAGTIVVSERAPRLGPPPAMPPSLAWWAASLQLSGLTAGQAELARQFLSRASQLDPRLREQMAYRIAGEVLSRVAPPPPPGVPPQLVLAAVLAERHRRELARLRPPMSPAVPPMGTQGPYAAAPWPAQPPPAQPWPAQPSPAQPWPAQPSPAQPPMYAQPQAIPWPEPDAPPQTPPPGGFSPPS; encoded by the coding sequence TGGTGACCGGGGACGCCGTGGTGCTCGACGTGCAGATCGCCCAGCTGCCGGTGCGTGCGGTGAGTGCGATCATCGACATGACCGTGATCTTCATCGGCTACCTGCTCGGACTGATGCTGTGGGCGACCGCGTTGAGCCAGTTGGACGAGGCGTTGACCATTGCGTTCCTGATCATGTTCACGGTGCTGGCGTTCGTCGGCTACCCGGTGGCCATCGAGACCGCGACCCGGGGCCGGTCGGTCGGCAAGATCGTGATGGGCCTGCGCGTGGTATCCGACGACGGGGGCCCGGAACGCTTCCGCCAGGCGCTGTTTCGCGCGTTGGCGTCGGTGGTGGAGATCTGGATGCTGCTGGGCAGCCCGGCCGTGATCTGCAGCATGGTGTCGCCGAAAGGCAAGCGCGTCGGCGACATGTTCGCCGGCACCATCGTCGTCAGCGAGCGCGCTCCGCGCCTGGGGCCGCCGCCGGCCATGCCGCCGTCGCTGGCGTGGTGGGCGGCGTCGCTGCAGCTGTCCGGGCTCACCGCCGGCCAGGCCGAACTCGCGCGCCAATTCCTTTCCCGGGCATCGCAATTGGATCCGCGGTTACGTGAGCAGATGGCGTACCGGATCGCCGGCGAGGTGTTGTCCCGGGTCGCACCGCCGCCCCCGCCGGGTGTTCCGCCGCAGCTGGTGCTCGCCGCGGTGCTTGCCGAACGGCACCGCCGCGAGTTGGCACGGCTGCGTCCGCCGATGAGCCCGGCTGTGCCGCCGATGGGGACCCAGGGGCCGTACGCTGCGGCGCCGTGGCCCGCCCAGCCACCGCCCGCCCAGCCATGGCCCGCCCAGCCATCGCCCGCCCAGCCGTGGCCCGCCCAGCCGTCGCCCGCCCAGCCACCGATGTACGCGCAACCACAGGCGATTCCGTGGCCGGAGCCCGACGCACCGCCGCAAACCCCGCCGCCCGGCGGCTTCTCCCCGCCGAGCTAG